Proteins encoded in a region of the Rhodococcus sp. SBT000017 genome:
- a CDS encoding YciI family protein, whose protein sequence is MKYILLINADTAPGAAPGCSSVEDWMTYEKEMKEAGVHVSGHAMADLTTATAVRVDAATGERTVTDGPYAESHEVLGGYDVIDVPDLDAALEWAARCPGSKDGGAVIVRPLAEF, encoded by the coding sequence ATGAAGTACATCCTTTTGATCAACGCCGACACCGCGCCCGGCGCAGCACCGGGCTGCAGCAGTGTCGAGGACTGGATGACCTACGAGAAAGAGATGAAGGAGGCGGGCGTTCACGTCTCCGGTCACGCGATGGCCGACCTCACGACAGCCACGGCTGTGCGCGTCGACGCCGCCACCGGAGAACGCACCGTGACCGACGGACCGTATGCCGAATCTCACGAGGTACTCGGCGGCTACGACGTGATCGACGTTCCCGACCTGGACGCTGCACTCGAGTGGGCGGCCCGATGCCCGGGCTCCAAGGACGGCGGCGCGGTGATCGTGCGACCCCTTGCAGAATTCTGA
- a CDS encoding RNA polymerase sigma factor, with protein sequence MNDPGVHRALESVFRAERSILLASLVQRYRDLDLAEEVTSDAIESALKHWPVDGVPVRPGAWLLTTARRKAVDRLRRDQSLAAKVGVLQADTDRREPSRLNSLDDALPDDRLQLFFTCAHPALAAGDRLALTLRCLAGLTTGEVARALLIPPATAAQRIVRAKNKIRAARIPFRLPGPDELAGRVPMVLEVVYSIFTEGYSATSGDHVGRIGLTDEALGMGRLLHAALPAEPEVTGLLALMLLVDARRDARIGPDGEIVLLADQDRRLWNAESIAEGKELVLEALGGGRGGPYAVQAAIAALHDESPDADSTDWPQIVALYDVLMTRTPSAIVALNRAVALAMRDGPGPGLRELDRLAGEASLRRYHPYPMARADLLQRLGRFEEAAIECRRASDVARTAPEKRLLRRRLEEVTTCRGQADRTTST encoded by the coding sequence GTGAACGATCCCGGGGTTCATCGGGCGCTCGAATCGGTCTTCCGAGCCGAGCGCTCGATTCTGCTCGCCTCGCTGGTGCAGCGGTATCGCGACCTCGACCTCGCAGAAGAAGTGACCTCGGACGCCATCGAATCGGCCCTGAAGCACTGGCCGGTCGATGGCGTCCCGGTCAGGCCTGGTGCCTGGTTGCTCACCACTGCCCGCAGGAAGGCGGTCGATCGCCTGCGCCGCGACCAGAGCCTGGCCGCGAAAGTCGGAGTGCTGCAAGCGGATACGGATCGCAGGGAACCGAGCCGCCTGAATTCGCTCGACGATGCTCTGCCCGACGACCGACTGCAGTTGTTCTTCACCTGCGCGCATCCGGCCCTCGCTGCCGGTGACCGGCTCGCACTGACTCTTCGATGCCTGGCCGGTCTCACCACCGGCGAGGTGGCCCGGGCGCTGCTCATCCCTCCGGCCACGGCAGCGCAGCGAATTGTTCGAGCCAAGAACAAGATTCGGGCCGCACGGATCCCCTTTCGCCTCCCAGGCCCGGACGAGCTGGCAGGCAGGGTGCCGATGGTGCTCGAGGTGGTCTATTCGATCTTCACCGAGGGCTATTCGGCGACGTCGGGTGATCACGTCGGACGAATCGGCCTCACCGACGAGGCACTCGGGATGGGCCGACTCCTGCACGCCGCCTTGCCTGCGGAGCCCGAGGTGACCGGTCTGCTGGCGCTGATGTTGCTGGTCGACGCCAGACGCGACGCTCGAATCGGACCGGACGGTGAGATCGTGCTGTTGGCAGATCAAGACCGTCGACTCTGGAACGCAGAGTCGATCGCCGAGGGTAAGGAACTCGTGCTCGAGGCCCTCGGCGGCGGCCGGGGCGGTCCCTACGCCGTGCAGGCCGCCATCGCTGCACTGCACGACGAGTCACCGGACGCCGACAGCACGGACTGGCCCCAGATCGTTGCGCTGTACGACGTCCTCATGACTCGGACACCGAGTGCAATCGTCGCACTGAACAGGGCTGTTGCTCTGGCGATGCGCGACGGCCCCGGACCCGGCCTTCGAGAGCTGGACCGGCTTGCCGGCGAGGCGTCGTTGCGTCGTTATCATCCCTATCCCATGGCGAGAGCCGATCTGCTGCAACGACTCGGAAGGTTCGAGGAGGCGGCGATCGAGTGTCGCCGAGCGTCGGATGTCGCCCGAACCGCACCGGAGAAGCGCCTGCTCCGACGTCGGCTCGAGGAGGTGACCACCTGCCGCGGTCAGGCCGACAGAACCACGTCCACCTGA
- a CDS encoding GNAT family N-acetyltransferase produces MRTRTSRLDLDEPVVTDLDALYAICSDPQSWTHFSSLRHTDPSVTERMLQGWSELWRRDGLATWIIRERGSRTVGGYGGCSKRQNSFWNLGYRLHPDAQGKGYAAEMCEIAVECAHRTEPDLPIVAYLLEHNVASARVAERAGLELITRGPDVGNPDADAVRLVYADRSLTADQVDVVLSA; encoded by the coding sequence GTGCGAACACGAACCTCGCGTCTCGATCTCGACGAACCGGTCGTCACCGATCTCGATGCGCTGTACGCGATCTGCAGCGACCCGCAGTCGTGGACCCACTTTTCGAGCCTGCGGCACACCGATCCCAGCGTGACCGAACGAATGTTGCAGGGCTGGTCGGAGCTGTGGCGGCGGGATGGATTGGCCACGTGGATCATTCGTGAGCGCGGCAGCCGCACGGTCGGTGGCTACGGCGGGTGCTCGAAGCGGCAGAACTCGTTCTGGAATCTCGGCTATCGCCTCCATCCCGACGCACAGGGCAAAGGGTATGCCGCGGAGATGTGTGAGATCGCAGTCGAGTGCGCGCATCGAACCGAGCCCGACTTGCCGATCGTGGCGTACCTGCTCGAACACAACGTCGCGTCGGCCCGGGTGGCCGAACGCGCGGGCCTGGAGTTGATCACCCGTGGACCCGACGTCGGCAATCCCGACGCCGACGCAGTTCGCCTGGTGTACGCAGACCGCTCCTTGACGGCAGATCAGGTGGACGTGGTTCTGTCGGCCTGA
- a CDS encoding ATP-binding protein, whose protein sequence is MSSRHTWTTTTHDWSVDVDLDHLSHIRSRPGEYAPGGVLHLVLEVLAYAADEAEHQGGGDATVTVHSDGTIEVSDTGRGTDTRLDDGVAVRKPVVSTKDVRFFDETRPVLLDDGHARRGMSTVAALSEMLEHTNRRVDGAWTGRYEHGVPVTELAATEPTEHTGTTIRFLPDASLIPASPLTPEDVRAAIVPRDFFTVSVT, encoded by the coding sequence ATGTCCAGTCGTCACACCTGGACCACGACGACACACGACTGGTCGGTGGACGTCGATCTGGATCATCTGTCGCACATCAGGTCCCGACCCGGCGAATACGCGCCCGGCGGAGTCCTGCACCTCGTGCTCGAGGTACTCGCCTACGCGGCGGACGAAGCCGAACACCAGGGCGGTGGTGACGCAACCGTGACTGTGCACTCGGACGGGACGATCGAGGTCTCCGACACCGGTCGAGGCACCGACACCAGACTCGACGACGGCGTTGCGGTACGAAAGCCTGTCGTCAGCACGAAAGATGTGCGCTTCTTCGACGAAACTCGACCCGTTCTGCTCGACGACGGCCATGCCAGACGCGGGATGTCCACCGTCGCGGCACTGTCCGAGATGCTCGAACACACCAACCGGCGGGTCGATGGTGCATGGACCGGACGATACGAGCACGGAGTCCCCGTGACCGAGCTGGCGGCGACCGAACCGACCGAGCACACCGGCACCACCATCCGGTTCCTGCCCGACGCCTCCCTGATACCTGCGTCACCGCTGACCCCGGAAGATGTGCGCGCGGCAATCGTGCCTCGTGACTTCTTCACGGTGTCGGTGACGTAG
- a CDS encoding putative immunity protein: MILPAVRDPRLITVQRGGLLSDDDHRSLALWAAECAEHVLPLFETVEPADCRPREAIEATRAWVRGELAMMATRALGGHAMGAARPLDGCSRFAAYAAGQAACVAHVPEHDLGAAAYAIKAARAAAPAGREMSAGREELEWQRDRLPNSVRQLVLEDQRRRNSICWSVFD; this comes from the coding sequence ATGATTCTTCCCGCCGTTCGGGACCCTCGCCTCATCACCGTGCAGCGCGGCGGACTTCTGTCAGACGACGACCACCGGAGCCTCGCGCTCTGGGCGGCCGAGTGTGCGGAACACGTTCTCCCTTTGTTCGAGACGGTCGAACCCGCCGATTGCCGACCGCGCGAGGCGATCGAGGCCACCCGCGCGTGGGTGCGCGGCGAACTCGCGATGATGGCCACCCGCGCCCTGGGCGGCCACGCCATGGGAGCGGCACGACCGCTGGACGGTTGCTCTCGCTTCGCCGCATACGCCGCGGGCCAGGCGGCCTGCGTGGCTCACGTACCCGAACACGACCTCGGAGCGGCCGCCTACGCTATCAAGGCAGCTCGGGCGGCGGCACCTGCCGGCCGGGAGATGAGTGCAGGTAGGGAAGAGCTCGAGTGGCAGCGCGACCGGCTTCCGAACAGCGTGCGGCAGCTGGTGCTGGAGGACCAGAGGAGAAGAAACAGTATCTGTTGGTCCGTGTTCGACTGA
- a CDS encoding transglycosylase family protein — protein MTTQNNFGKRALGFAVVAGAAVAIPLGVSAGTANAAPNNWDAVAQCESGGNWSINTGNGYYGGLQFSQSTWTANGGTGSPANASKAEQIRVAENTLQTQGPGAWPTCGKQLSTGASTPAPEAAPAPAPQPAPAPAPAVAPEAAAATQAAQGAFDAASKLADQYGLSTQFQHLVAANAPVLAPIGR, from the coding sequence ATGACCACTCAGAACAATTTCGGTAAGCGCGCACTCGGATTTGCCGTTGTCGCCGGTGCCGCCGTAGCCATCCCCCTCGGCGTCTCTGCCGGAACCGCCAACGCAGCCCCGAACAACTGGGACGCGGTCGCACAGTGCGAAAGCGGCGGCAACTGGAGCATCAACACCGGAAACGGCTACTACGGTGGCCTGCAATTCTCGCAGAGCACCTGGACGGCCAACGGTGGAACCGGGTCACCGGCCAACGCATCCAAGGCCGAGCAGATCCGCGTAGCGGAGAACACCCTGCAGACTCAGGGACCGGGCGCATGGCCCACGTGCGGAAAGCAGCTGAGCACCGGTGCCTCCACTCCCGCGCCCGAGGCAGCTCCCGCACCGGCACCGCAGCCGGCACCGGCACCGGCACCGGCCGTGGCTCCCGAGGCCGCAGCGGCCACGCAGGCTGCACAGGGCGCGTTCGACGCAGCGTCCAAGCTCGCCGACCAGTACGGCCTGAGCACGCAGTTCCAGCACCTCGTTGCTGCCAACGCCCCGGTGCTCGCGCCCATCGGACGCTGA